The Tautonia marina genome contains a region encoding:
- a CDS encoding SDR family oxidoreductase produces the protein MASKTPLKEPAPPFAPQSQSPPGLDAEMNPRPRHSAEQYKAAGKLTDQVALITGGDSGIGAAVAILFAKEGTDVAIVYLPEEQRDADHVRQHVEQIGRRCLCIPGDLKDSSFCKDAVEQTVRAFGKLDILVNNAAYMPKRATFDEITDDDLDKVFRTNVYSFFYMVRAALSHLKPGAAIINTGSVAGMQGSKGILDYSASKAAIHAFTKALAQMLVDRQIRVNCVAPGPVWTPLNASARGADEMAEYGGNVPMGRPGQPEEMAPAFVYFASNPDSSYVTGEVLSLYGGVTQAG, from the coding sequence ATGGCATCCAAGACACCCTTGAAGGAACCAGCCCCGCCCTTTGCGCCTCAGAGCCAGAGTCCTCCCGGACTTGATGCCGAGATGAACCCTCGGCCCAGGCACTCGGCAGAGCAGTACAAAGCCGCGGGAAAGCTGACCGATCAGGTCGCCCTCATTACCGGCGGCGATTCCGGCATCGGAGCGGCAGTGGCCATCCTCTTCGCAAAAGAAGGGACTGATGTGGCGATCGTCTACCTTCCCGAGGAACAACGAGACGCCGACCATGTCCGTCAGCACGTCGAGCAAATCGGTCGGCGCTGCCTCTGCATCCCCGGTGATCTGAAAGACTCGTCATTCTGCAAGGATGCCGTCGAGCAAACCGTCCGAGCGTTTGGCAAGCTCGACATCCTCGTCAATAACGCTGCCTATATGCCCAAACGGGCGACGTTCGACGAGATTACCGACGACGATCTCGACAAGGTTTTCCGAACCAACGTCTATTCCTTCTTTTATATGGTCCGGGCTGCCTTGTCGCACCTCAAACCAGGCGCGGCGATCATCAACACGGGATCGGTTGCCGGCATGCAAGGTTCCAAGGGGATTCTCGACTACTCGGCCAGCAAGGCCGCCATCCACGCCTTCACCAAGGCGCTGGCTCAGATGCTCGTTGACCGGCAGATCCGTGTGAACTGCGTTGCCCCCGGTCCTGTCTGGACCCCCTTGAATGCCTCGGCTCGCGGGGCCGACGAGATGGCCGAATACGGCGGCAATGTGCCGATGGGACGCCCCGGCCAACCCGAGGAAATGGCTCCCGCCTTCGTCTACTTCGCCTCGAACCCCGATAGCAGCTACGTCACCGGCGAAGTCCTTTCGCTTTACGGTGGCGTCACTCAGGCCGGGTAA
- a CDS encoding nucleoside 2-deoxyribosyltransferase, translated as MHLYLAGPLFSQAERAWNAALANALIAAGHQVFLPQSAIEQLETLEADAIFQLDVEGVRSADAVVAVLDGADPDSGTSFECGLAFALGIPIVAVRTDFRAGGDALPGQRVPTINLMLSQAVSAEVLLTSPETSLDEVSRQIIDCLDRIK; from the coding sequence ATGCACCTTTATCTCGCCGGCCCCTTGTTCTCTCAGGCGGAGCGAGCCTGGAACGCAGCGCTGGCCAACGCCTTGATCGCGGCCGGCCACCAGGTGTTTTTGCCTCAAAGCGCGATCGAACAGCTTGAAACTCTGGAGGCCGACGCGATCTTCCAACTCGACGTGGAGGGAGTCCGATCAGCTGACGCCGTGGTTGCCGTGCTCGACGGTGCCGATCCGGACAGCGGAACGAGCTTTGAGTGTGGCCTGGCCTTCGCCCTGGGCATTCCGATCGTCGCGGTTCGAACCGACTTCAGGGCCGGAGGAGACGCCTTGCCCGGCCAGCGAGTGCCGACCATCAATCTGATGCTTTCTCAAGCCGTCTCGGCCGAAGTGCTTCTGACATCACCCGAAACGTCGCTCGACGAGGTTTCCCGACAGATCATCGACTGCCTGGATCGAATAAAGTGA
- a CDS encoding DUF1559 family PulG-like putative transporter, with product MRIDRRSGFTLIELLVVIAIIGVLIALLLPAVQAAREAARRAQCVNNLKQLGIAMHNYHATVNAFPVGYLYPRPGSHDPQIPALHYRWSALAQLSPYLEQSQVYNALNMDWPIATGASGSYGVSGSFTFFPANQTVRQTVDALFLCPSDSGERVDPVSGPTNYVFCVGDGLNGGRTAPGDVIDANGAFSTAVVNLSAIRDGSSQTAAVSEQLLGPGGPPFDQASPTPIPDEPGRLIARSASLPLTESSCAAAGRGWRLDKGAGWWDGDFRNTIYNHYLTPNSRQYDCLGPFVPHSPAWKAARSQHPGGVNVLFCDGHVGFLKDTVNPIAWRALSTRNAGEVISNDSY from the coding sequence ATGCGCATCGATCGACGTTCGGGATTCACCCTCATCGAATTGCTGGTGGTCATTGCGATCATCGGTGTCTTGATCGCGTTGCTCTTACCGGCCGTCCAGGCGGCACGAGAAGCGGCGAGACGGGCTCAGTGCGTGAACAACCTCAAACAACTTGGCATCGCGATGCACAATTATCACGCAACCGTTAACGCGTTTCCAGTGGGGTATCTCTATCCGAGGCCCGGTTCGCATGACCCGCAAATCCCGGCCTTGCACTACCGATGGTCGGCACTGGCGCAACTCTCACCGTATCTGGAACAATCGCAGGTCTACAATGCCTTGAACATGGATTGGCCGATCGCCACGGGCGCTTCGGGAAGCTATGGGGTTTCCGGATCGTTCACGTTTTTTCCAGCCAATCAGACGGTTCGACAAACGGTCGATGCCTTGTTTCTTTGCCCGAGCGACTCGGGAGAGCGTGTTGACCCGGTGTCCGGCCCTACAAACTACGTCTTCTGCGTCGGAGACGGCCTGAACGGAGGTCGAACTGCGCCGGGCGACGTGATCGACGCCAACGGGGCATTCTCGACCGCGGTGGTCAATCTCTCTGCCATTCGAGACGGATCGAGCCAGACTGCTGCGGTGTCCGAGCAATTGCTTGGTCCCGGCGGCCCCCCCTTCGATCAAGCCTCACCCACACCGATTCCCGACGAACCAGGCCGCCTGATTGCGCGATCCGCCAGCCTTCCACTCACTGAGAGCTCGTGTGCCGCGGCTGGCCGTGGCTGGCGACTCGACAAGGGAGCCGGATGGTGGGACGGTGACTTTCGCAACACCATTTATAACCATTACCTCACCCCAAATTCTCGGCAATACGATTGCCTCGGTCCGTTCGTACCGCACAGCCCCGCCTGGAAAGCCGCCAGGAGCCAACATCCGGGTGGGGTCAACGTCCTCTTTTGCGACGGCCACGTCGGATTCCTGAAGGACACGGTCAATCCGATCGCCTGGCGAGCCCTCTCGACACGAAACGCTGGTGAAGTGATCTCGAATGATTCATATTGA
- a CDS encoding DUF1559 domain-containing protein yields the protein MQTQQRALGFTLIELLVVIAIIGILIALLLPAVQSAREAARRIACNNNLKQIGIAMHQYHDTNGCLPPANLGPVYQFSPLARVFPFLEQAALFSAINFDLGLRAGGNAPVRPENLTATQTEVAVFLCPSDGNNRIILDPQYRPANYVASAGSGVPDDGNFLAPLADGVSFVSSLVSFANIQDGLSNTAMVSESLVGEGRDTAAGTRGDVKRQYLHLGSEQPPANRPSIENCGVGASFPWRGNRNYGWAVGRLDAALYNHFLLPNDRQPDCYHTHVRGWKAARSDHPGGVNLLFCDGHVGFLKDTVNPMTWRALATRRGGEVISADAF from the coding sequence ATGCAAACCCAGCAACGGGCCTTGGGATTCACACTCATCGAGCTTCTCGTCGTGATTGCGATCATCGGCATCCTGATCGCGTTGCTTCTGCCCGCCGTACAAAGTGCCCGCGAGGCAGCCAGACGGATCGCCTGCAACAACAATCTGAAGCAGATTGGAATTGCCATGCACCAATATCACGATACCAATGGCTGTCTCCCCCCGGCGAACCTCGGGCCGGTTTATCAATTTAGCCCGCTGGCCCGGGTTTTTCCTTTTCTGGAGCAGGCGGCGCTCTTCTCCGCGATCAACTTTGATCTCGGTTTACGAGCAGGCGGGAATGCTCCGGTTCGACCAGAGAACCTGACCGCAACGCAGACCGAGGTCGCGGTCTTCCTGTGTCCCAGCGATGGGAACAACCGGATCATCCTCGACCCGCAGTATCGGCCGGCCAATTACGTCGCCAGCGCGGGGTCGGGAGTTCCTGACGACGGGAACTTCCTGGCACCGCTCGCCGATGGCGTCAGCTTCGTGTCGAGTCTCGTCAGTTTTGCCAATATCCAGGATGGCCTTTCCAACACCGCGATGGTCAGCGAATCGCTTGTCGGCGAAGGGAGGGATACCGCAGCCGGAACCAGGGGAGATGTGAAGCGACAGTATTTGCATCTCGGCTCGGAACAGCCACCCGCGAATCGTCCCTCGATTGAGAACTGCGGGGTCGGCGCATCCTTCCCCTGGCGCGGCAACCGCAACTACGGATGGGCCGTTGGCCGACTCGATGCCGCACTCTACAACCACTTCCTGCTGCCGAACGACCGGCAACCGGACTGCTACCATACCCACGTGCGCGGTTGGAAAGCGGCGAGGAGCGATCACCCTGGAGGCGTGAATCTGCTTTTCTGCGACGGTCATGTCGGATTTCTCAAAGACACAGTCAACCCGATGACCTGGCGAGCCCTTGCCACGCGACGGGGTGGCGAGGTCATTTCGGCCGACGCCTTTTGA
- a CDS encoding peroxiredoxin family protein: MSTREWTFSITIWALVLVGAFAWWRWEAKAPDRRGPLVVTGVLVDEEHLVTPEMQAASEAMADRPAPGFVAESHEGRTIDSTSLVGDRPVFLVFIKDGCPCSTSAEPFFARLHASYGDRASFLGIIDGDVEVAKRWVTAHGTTYPVLADKDLEIVRAFEVQNSAYVVLIDKEGQITAYWPGYSEEILREMSARLATLTGQAEAEVGAEQAPELPYSGCPFPLDDADAAVAQEP, translated from the coding sequence ATGTCGACACGAGAATGGACCTTTTCGATCACGATCTGGGCTCTTGTGCTTGTGGGAGCGTTTGCGTGGTGGCGATGGGAAGCGAAGGCACCTGATCGCCGGGGGCCGCTGGTCGTCACAGGCGTTCTGGTCGATGAGGAACATCTTGTGACTCCCGAGATGCAAGCCGCGAGCGAGGCGATGGCCGATCGACCGGCGCCGGGATTCGTGGCCGAGAGTCACGAAGGGAGGACGATCGATTCGACAAGCCTGGTGGGCGATCGCCCCGTGTTTCTGGTGTTCATCAAGGACGGATGCCCGTGCAGCACGTCGGCCGAACCGTTCTTTGCCCGCTTGCATGCGAGCTACGGCGATCGTGCCTCGTTCCTCGGTATTATCGACGGTGATGTTGAGGTCGCCAAGCGCTGGGTGACTGCCCACGGAACAACCTACCCGGTGCTTGCCGACAAGGATCTGGAGATCGTGCGGGCCTTCGAGGTCCAGAACTCGGCCTATGTCGTTCTCATTGATAAAGAAGGCCAGATCACGGCCTACTGGCCAGGCTACTCCGAGGAAATTCTCCGTGAGATGTCCGCTCGCCTCGCCACGTTGACCGGTCAGGCCGAGGCAGAGGTGGGTGCCGAGCAAGCTCCAGAACTTCCCTATTCCGGGTGTCCCTTCCCCTTGGACGACGCGGACGCAGCCGTCGCTCAGGAGCCGTGA
- a CDS encoding DUF1223 domain-containing protein: MDHCLAIATLCWILPLSFVSADDTSLLPTPSEPSSVREIQAKGSQIVLELYTSQGCNYCPNAERLIQEMIQKGYGRNRVIPLAFHVDYFNTPWTDPFSNRFNSGRQWAYHEAFKKRNANAPDLYFTPMIMVDGRYPMSGYHSEGTAPLWPLLKARLDRAGKTRREASLSVRVESFSDRPSHRSLTIRAQAKTARLAGKDLLACVAITEGPMSTAVPSGENAGETLVEHNVVRSLQYETVSLRRDALTETTIPVTLAEGADPARSEIVVFLQDEATGAIFQVAATPWNDPPQPAR; this comes from the coding sequence ATGGATCACTGCCTGGCGATCGCGACCCTCTGCTGGATCCTCCCCCTGAGCTTCGTCTCGGCCGACGATACCTCGCTCCTGCCGACCCCAAGCGAACCCTCCTCGGTTCGCGAGATCCAGGCGAAAGGCTCGCAAATCGTGCTCGAACTCTACACCTCACAAGGGTGCAATTATTGCCCGAACGCCGAACGATTGATCCAGGAGATGATCCAGAAGGGATACGGGCGGAACCGAGTGATTCCCCTCGCCTTTCACGTCGACTACTTCAACACCCCCTGGACCGATCCGTTCTCCAATCGGTTCAACAGCGGTCGGCAGTGGGCCTATCATGAAGCCTTCAAGAAACGGAATGCGAACGCTCCCGACCTCTACTTCACCCCGATGATCATGGTCGATGGCCGCTACCCCATGAGCGGCTATCATTCCGAGGGGACTGCGCCGCTTTGGCCGTTGTTGAAGGCCAGGCTCGATCGAGCGGGCAAGACGCGGCGCGAGGCAAGCCTGAGTGTTCGCGTCGAATCGTTCTCAGATCGCCCCTCTCATCGCTCGCTCACGATCCGAGCCCAGGCGAAGACCGCCCGACTCGCCGGGAAAGATCTTCTTGCCTGCGTCGCCATCACAGAAGGGCCGATGAGCACTGCGGTTCCCTCTGGTGAAAATGCCGGTGAAACGCTGGTCGAGCACAACGTCGTCCGATCCCTTCAATATGAAACCGTTTCCCTCCGCCGTGACGCGCTCACCGAAACCACCATTCCTGTCACACTGGCGGAAGGGGCTGATCCTGCTCGCTCTGAGATTGTCGTCTTCCTGCAAGACGAAGCGACCGGGGCCATCTTCCAGGTGGCGGCAACCCCCTGGAACGATCCCCCGCAGCCGGCTCGCTGA
- a CDS encoding DUF1501 domain-containing protein, producing the protein MNLPIASHRPPNPSRRELLRAGLAGMGSLSLPGLFRLRAEAAAAGAERSERTAVILVWLRGGCSHLDTYDPKPDAPSEYRGPFKPIDTRTPGLQLTELIPLQAGISDKFTVLRSMAHTGAGHPSGSLQLLSGDPDMQDKPEPVFPDVMAVADYFRSGGPPRALPNYIGVNPIVRYDGFVIAGPAFLGPSHEPFAVTGDPSAPDFRVPNIGLPEAEARRLQTRLGLRRRMDDVRRAIDASRSVQSMDTFQERAIDLLTSPEAAVAFDLSREDPRVRDRYGRHAWGQQCLMARRLVEAGVDLVTTTFDGPLCGRVANWDDHAVNHHVFEALEHRAPPFDQAVTALIEDVYARGLDRRVMVIVTGEFGRTPRISHVASSGGGVASGQAGTVQPGRDHWPRANSMIWAGGGIPTGQVIGGTDRYGEDVVDRRVGPHDFLATIYRHLGIDPEATIPDRFGRPIPIAPNGRPIPELTATS; encoded by the coding sequence ATGAACCTGCCGATCGCGTCTCATCGCCCCCCGAATCCGTCGCGCCGGGAGCTGCTCCGTGCCGGTCTCGCCGGTATGGGATCACTGAGCTTGCCCGGCCTGTTTCGTCTCCGGGCCGAGGCCGCGGCGGCAGGGGCCGAGCGATCGGAACGCACTGCGGTCATTCTCGTCTGGCTTCGCGGAGGATGCAGCCACCTCGACACGTACGATCCGAAGCCCGACGCCCCCTCCGAGTATCGCGGGCCGTTCAAGCCGATCGACACCCGGACCCCCGGTCTTCAGCTCACGGAATTGATCCCGTTGCAGGCCGGGATCTCCGACAAGTTCACCGTCCTCCGCTCGATGGCACACACCGGAGCAGGGCACCCTTCGGGATCGCTCCAGTTGCTCTCGGGCGATCCCGACATGCAGGACAAGCCCGAACCGGTCTTCCCCGACGTCATGGCTGTGGCCGACTACTTCCGCTCCGGTGGTCCTCCCCGGGCGCTCCCGAACTACATCGGGGTCAACCCGATCGTGCGGTACGATGGTTTCGTGATCGCAGGGCCCGCCTTCCTTGGCCCCTCGCACGAGCCGTTCGCCGTGACGGGCGACCCCAGCGCACCCGATTTTCGGGTTCCGAACATCGGACTTCCCGAGGCCGAGGCCCGCCGCCTTCAGACGCGTCTCGGACTCCGACGCCGGATGGACGACGTGCGCCGGGCGATCGACGCATCCCGCTCCGTTCAATCGATGGACACGTTTCAGGAGCGTGCCATCGACCTCCTGACCAGCCCCGAGGCCGCTGTGGCCTTCGATCTCAGCCGCGAGGATCCTCGCGTCCGAGACCGCTACGGTCGGCACGCCTGGGGACAACAATGTCTGATGGCTCGCCGACTGGTCGAGGCCGGCGTCGATCTCGTGACCACCACCTTCGATGGTCCTCTCTGCGGCCGGGTGGCCAACTGGGACGATCACGCGGTGAATCACCACGTCTTCGAAGCGCTTGAGCATCGCGCCCCTCCCTTTGATCAGGCCGTTACAGCCTTGATTGAAGACGTGTATGCCCGTGGGCTCGATCGCCGCGTGATGGTCATCGTGACTGGTGAATTTGGCCGGACCCCTCGCATTTCCCACGTTGCCAGCAGCGGCGGCGGAGTCGCCAGCGGCCAGGCCGGCACCGTGCAGCCCGGGCGTGACCACTGGCCCCGTGCCAACTCAATGATCTGGGCTGGCGGCGGCATTCCGACCGGCCAGGTCATCGGCGGCACCGACCGTTACGGCGAAGATGTGGTCGATCGCCGAGTTGGGCCCCATGATTTCCTCGCCACCATCTACCGCCATCTCGGCATTGATCCCGAAGCCACCATTCCCGACCGCTTCGGCCGTCCCATCCCCATTGCCCCCAACGGCCGGCCGATTCCGGAACTGACTGCGACGTCCTGA
- a CDS encoding alpha/beta hydrolase family protein: MPSFPLRLCYTIVVFSGSIAPVHADEPSREAVAEALGRMVLERDTTMTEVRQFVEPRIPRMPEVATEAEWQAAADKIRAEVLDQVVFRGEAASWRDAECRVEWLDTIEGGPGYRIRKLRYEALPGFWIPALLYEPEQCDGLVPVVLNVNGHDAAGKAAPYKQERCINLAKRGMLALNVEWIGMGQLRSEANAHGLINAIDLCGSGGIATHYLAMSRALDLLLDHPNADPKRVGLTGLSGGGWQTIFYSALDPRITLSNPVAGYSSFLTRIEYLSDLGDSEQTPCDLATVADYTHLTALLAPRPTLLTFNQKDNCCFAAPHALPPLVQAVAPIYSLFDREANLRLQVNVSPGTHNYEIDNREALYRMIGDHWFPDDPYYDATEIPCADEVKTAEELHVPLPDDSLSLQRLALDLAASLPREPSIPDDPDAAETWREERRTALREIVRPIEGEAVVERVSDGSREALVATTYRLRLADSWTLPAVRLEPADVENPAGTVLVLADGGRTEAEDAALALLAENKRVVAIDPFFFGESRPAQRDYLWALMIATTGERPLGVQVGQILAAAKAIRSATDGESPSIVAIGPRASAVSLIAAALGPDLITEVSLDRPLTSLKAILEEGRTYDQSPELFTFGLLEAFDLPQVEALVAPRTIRRVASGE; this comes from the coding sequence ATGCCGAGTTTCCCGCTCCGACTGTGTTACACCATCGTGGTTTTCTCCGGATCAATCGCTCCCGTTCACGCGGACGAACCAAGTCGCGAGGCGGTGGCCGAGGCCCTCGGCCGCATGGTCCTCGAACGGGACACGACCATGACAGAGGTTCGCCAGTTTGTCGAACCCCGAATCCCTCGAATGCCCGAGGTCGCAACCGAGGCCGAATGGCAAGCCGCCGCCGACAAGATCCGCGCCGAGGTGCTCGACCAGGTCGTCTTCCGCGGCGAGGCCGCGTCGTGGCGTGATGCCGAGTGCCGCGTCGAATGGCTCGACACGATCGAGGGCGGTCCCGGCTACCGGATTCGGAAGCTCCGGTACGAAGCCTTGCCCGGCTTCTGGATTCCCGCCTTGCTCTACGAACCGGAACAGTGTGATGGGCTGGTGCCGGTTGTCTTGAACGTCAACGGCCACGATGCCGCGGGCAAGGCCGCCCCCTACAAGCAAGAGCGGTGCATCAACCTGGCCAAGCGAGGCATGCTTGCCCTGAACGTCGAATGGATCGGCATGGGGCAACTCCGGAGCGAAGCCAACGCGCATGGCCTGATCAACGCGATTGATCTGTGCGGTTCGGGAGGGATTGCCACGCACTACCTCGCGATGAGCCGGGCACTCGACCTGTTGCTCGATCACCCGAATGCCGACCCCAAGCGTGTCGGCCTGACCGGCCTCTCCGGAGGGGGTTGGCAGACGATCTTCTACAGCGCACTCGACCCTCGGATTACCCTGTCGAATCCCGTGGCCGGTTATTCCAGCTTCCTGACCCGCATCGAGTATCTCTCCGACCTGGGAGACTCCGAGCAAACCCCTTGCGACCTGGCCACCGTGGCCGACTACACGCACCTGACGGCCTTGCTCGCGCCTCGGCCCACACTCCTGACGTTTAATCAAAAGGATAATTGTTGCTTCGCGGCCCCCCACGCGTTGCCCCCCTTGGTTCAGGCGGTTGCGCCGATTTATTCCCTGTTCGATCGCGAAGCCAACCTCCGACTTCAGGTGAATGTGTCTCCCGGAACGCATAACTATGAGATCGATAACCGCGAGGCCCTTTACAGAATGATCGGCGACCACTGGTTCCCCGACGACCCTTACTACGACGCCACGGAAATCCCCTGCGCCGATGAGGTCAAGACCGCCGAAGAGTTGCATGTTCCCCTCCCCGACGACTCTCTTAGCTTGCAGCGTCTCGCCCTCGATCTCGCCGCATCGCTTCCCCGAGAACCGAGCATTCCCGACGATCCCGACGCAGCCGAAACCTGGCGAGAGGAGCGTCGCACCGCTCTTCGCGAGATTGTTCGGCCGATCGAAGGGGAGGCCGTCGTCGAGCGTGTCAGCGATGGCTCGCGGGAGGCCCTCGTGGCGACCACCTACCGACTCCGCCTTGCTGACTCCTGGACGCTTCCCGCCGTTCGCCTGGAACCTGCGGATGTTGAGAACCCGGCCGGTACGGTCCTGGTGCTTGCCGACGGCGGCCGGACCGAAGCCGAGGATGCGGCCCTGGCCTTGCTGGCCGAGAACAAGCGGGTCGTTGCCATCGATCCCTTCTTCTTCGGAGAGTCTCGCCCCGCCCAGCGCGATTACCTCTGGGCCTTGATGATTGCCACCACCGGCGAGCGTCCGCTTGGGGTACAGGTGGGGCAGATCCTCGCCGCCGCAAAGGCCATTCGCTCGGCAACGGATGGTGAATCCCCCTCGATCGTTGCGATTGGGCCTCGTGCCAGTGCGGTCTCGTTGATCGCGGCTGCGCTCGGTCCCGACCTGATCACCGAGGTCAGTCTCGATCGCCCCTTGACCAGTCTGAAGGCGATCCTTGAGGAGGGCCGCACCTACGACCAGTCGCCCGAACTGTTCACCTTCGGCCTTCTTGAAGCATTCGACTTGCCTCAGGTCGAGGCCCTCGTTGCTCCCCGAACGATCCGCCGGGTAGCCTCGGGCGAGTAA
- a CDS encoding carbon-nitrogen hydrolase family protein has translation MAETLRVAAVQLRSTRGIDANVDRMIQHMQHLSEEGVQVAVFPECAVTGYFEDEATEATAEQLASACRTAGIAAIVGTPSRDGEALYNSAVVIDSKGNVIERYHKVQLAEPWPTPGDHLSVFSIEGVPCSIIICHDERYPELVRLPVLAGARVIFYLSHESGIRQERKIDPYRAQIQARAVENSVYVVHANAPANDDLSGSHGQSRIIDPIGTILEEASMFDEESVRATLDLSLASAGNALRSVTRGPLSEWWREGIRQVRIIEAPHDSSTEDH, from the coding sequence ATGGCTGAAACGCTTCGCGTGGCCGCCGTGCAACTGAGATCGACCCGAGGAATCGATGCCAATGTGGATCGAATGATTCAACATATGCAACATCTTAGTGAGGAAGGGGTCCAGGTCGCCGTTTTCCCGGAGTGCGCTGTGACGGGTTACTTTGAGGACGAGGCAACGGAGGCGACGGCCGAGCAACTCGCCTCGGCCTGTCGAACAGCGGGGATCGCCGCGATTGTGGGAACCCCTTCTCGTGACGGCGAGGCGTTGTATAACTCAGCGGTCGTGATTGATTCGAAGGGGAACGTGATCGAGCGGTATCACAAGGTCCAGCTTGCGGAGCCCTGGCCAACGCCGGGAGATCACCTCTCGGTCTTTTCGATCGAGGGGGTCCCCTGCTCGATCATCATTTGCCACGACGAGCGTTACCCGGAACTGGTGCGGTTGCCGGTCCTGGCCGGGGCTCGCGTGATCTTCTACCTCTCGCACGAGTCAGGCATCCGACAGGAGCGGAAGATTGACCCGTACCGGGCACAAATCCAGGCAAGAGCGGTCGAGAATTCCGTCTATGTTGTTCATGCCAATGCGCCGGCGAACGACGATCTGAGCGGATCGCACGGGCAGAGCAGGATCATTGATCCAATCGGCACGATTCTGGAGGAAGCGTCAATGTTTGACGAGGAAAGCGTTCGTGCAACCCTCGACCTTTCCCTCGCTTCGGCCGGCAATGCCTTGAGGAGCGTCACTCGAGGGCCGCTTAGCGAATGGTGGCGTGAGGGAATACGCCAGGTTCGGATCATCGAGGCACCGCACGATTCATCGACCGAGGATCATTGA
- a CDS encoding ArsR/SmtB family transcription factor, with protein MPATIPDAFLDLMAEKFRMLADPTRLAILRALMQGERNVTQVVEETGRNQANVSKHLKLLADAGLVTRRKQGLQVFYRLDDPLVDRLCKLVCETIVQDAQQAVARQKTLLSGWSGGDGA; from the coding sequence ATGCCTGCCACCATTCCCGATGCGTTCCTCGATCTGATGGCTGAGAAGTTTCGGATGCTGGCCGATCCGACCCGTCTGGCGATCCTCCGCGCCTTGATGCAAGGAGAGCGGAATGTCACCCAGGTCGTTGAGGAAACAGGGCGGAATCAGGCAAACGTCTCCAAGCATCTGAAATTGCTCGCAGATGCCGGGTTGGTGACCCGTCGCAAACAGGGGTTGCAGGTCTTCTACCGACTCGACGACCCGCTGGTCGATCGCCTTTGCAAGCTTGTCTGTGAGACGATCGTTCAGGATGCTCAGCAGGCCGTCGCTCGTCAGAAGACCCTGCTCTCGGGCTGGAGCGGTGGGGATGGGGCCTGA
- a CDS encoding DsrE family protein → MTSRIAWAALALIGVGVVLSQTGSRADDRETSESLRVLVHMNFADTGRQGQGMKNISRILEADPTARVVVVCHSGGINVVEAVRTDHAEAIASLIDRGVTFVACENTMKRNGITKDDLISGVGTVPSGAVEVVRRQQFDGFAYFRP, encoded by the coding sequence ATGACATCCAGGATTGCCTGGGCCGCCCTGGCCCTGATTGGTGTCGGCGTGGTGCTCAGTCAGACCGGCTCCCGAGCGGACGACAGGGAGACCTCGGAGTCGCTCCGGGTGCTGGTGCACATGAACTTTGCCGACACCGGGCGGCAAGGCCAGGGCATGAAAAATATTTCAAGAATCCTGGAAGCTGATCCCACCGCTCGGGTTGTAGTCGTCTGCCACAGCGGGGGGATCAATGTCGTGGAGGCGGTTCGAACGGATCACGCCGAGGCGATCGCATCGTTGATTGATCGCGGGGTGACCTTTGTCGCTTGCGAGAACACCATGAAGCGCAACGGGATCACGAAAGACGATCTGATTTCGGGAGTCGGGACCGTGCCGTCCGGAGCGGTCGAGGTGGTTCGTCGTCAGCAATTTGACGGGTTCGCATATTTCAGACCCTGA
- a CDS encoding rhodanese-like domain-containing protein, translated as MSVATISPKELEERRKQGQPVDLVDVRTPVEFREVHAEPARLVPLDQLEPKSVMDSRNGSRNEPLYLICRTGNRAQKAAEKFVAAGYEKVVNVEGGTQAWEAAGLPVVRGKKAISLERQVRIAAGTLVAIGTALGAFVNPWFLVIPGFVGAGLVFAGITDTCGMGMMLAKMPWNRVGCDTSCAK; from the coding sequence ATGAGCGTTGCCACCATTTCTCCGAAAGAACTGGAAGAACGGCGCAAGCAAGGTCAGCCGGTGGATCTGGTCGACGTGCGCACCCCGGTTGAGTTCCGTGAGGTTCACGCCGAACCGGCACGACTGGTGCCACTCGATCAGCTTGAGCCGAAGTCTGTGATGGACAGTCGTAACGGCTCTCGAAATGAACCGCTGTACCTGATCTGCCGAACTGGCAATCGGGCTCAGAAAGCGGCCGAGAAGTTTGTCGCGGCCGGTTACGAGAAGGTCGTGAATGTCGAAGGCGGCACGCAGGCCTGGGAAGCTGCCGGATTACCGGTGGTTCGGGGCAAGAAAGCGATCTCGCTGGAGCGTCAGGTTCGGATCGCAGCCGGGACACTGGTCGCGATCGGCACTGCGCTTGGGGCGTTCGTCAATCCGTGGTTCCTGGTCATCCCGGGATTCGTCGGCGCGGGTCTCGTGTTCGCAGGGATCACCGATACCTGTGGCATGGGAATGATGCTCGCAAAGATGCCCTGGAACCGGGTCGGCTGCGACACTTCCTGCGCGAAGTAA